Proteins found in one Lusitaniella coriacea LEGE 07157 genomic segment:
- a CDS encoding glycosyltransferase: MSKTILIYRDELLPYSETFIPAQVEQYSRYTGFYAGTSRHRKANYPLPKERTLVLSDIAKLSEKRKIFFLATGYGYPQWFEQLQQLSPSLIHAHFGLSGVWALPIAKRLQVPLVVTFHGYDITLNAWSANRSDIYGPKPLPQVYLWRRKRLFKEASCCIAVSEFIRSQLIAKGCPPEKIEVCYIGVDVERFRPDLTLARQPVVLFVGRLVEKKGCQYLIQAMAAVQSAMPELELVVIGDGKLRADLEAQAKASLQHYRFLGVQSSDAVREWMNRALMLCVPSVTDATGNSEGLPITVLEAQAMHLPVVGSIHAGIPEAIVEGETGLLAEERNGQQLAEKILTFAGDEGLREKCAIAARQQVEQKFNLKQNTTQLEALYDRLLS, translated from the coding sequence ATGTCAAAAACAATCCTAATCTATCGCGACGAACTCTTACCCTACTCCGAAACCTTCATCCCCGCTCAAGTGGAACAATATTCCCGCTACACCGGATTTTATGCGGGTACGTCTCGCCATCGCAAAGCCAACTATCCCTTACCCAAGGAACGAACTCTCGTTCTTAGCGATATTGCCAAACTCTCAGAAAAACGAAAAATCTTTTTCCTAGCAACGGGATACGGGTATCCGCAATGGTTTGAGCAGTTGCAGCAACTCTCCCCAAGCCTGATTCACGCACACTTTGGCTTGAGTGGTGTTTGGGCGCTTCCCATCGCCAAACGCCTTCAGGTTCCTTTAGTTGTGACGTTCCACGGCTACGATATCACGCTGAATGCTTGGAGCGCGAACCGCAGCGATATTTATGGACCCAAACCCCTTCCCCAGGTTTATCTGTGGCGGCGCAAGCGTTTGTTTAAGGAAGCGAGTTGCTGCATTGCCGTGTCGGAGTTTATTCGTTCTCAACTGATTGCCAAGGGATGTCCGCCAGAGAAAATTGAAGTGTGTTATATCGGCGTGGATGTGGAACGGTTTCGTCCGGATTTAACCCTTGCGCGTCAACCTGTGGTGCTGTTTGTGGGGCGATTGGTGGAAAAGAAGGGGTGTCAATATTTGATTCAAGCAATGGCTGCGGTGCAGTCGGCGATGCCGGAATTGGAATTGGTTGTTATTGGAGATGGAAAATTACGCGCGGATTTAGAGGCACAGGCGAAAGCTTCTTTGCAACACTACCGCTTTTTAGGGGTTCAATCCTCCGATGCGGTGCGGGAATGGATGAATCGTGCGTTAATGCTTTGCGTTCCCAGCGTTACCGATGCAACGGGGAATTCTGAAGGATTGCCGATTACGGTACTCGAAGCGCAAGCAATGCATCTTCCGGTGGTGGGTTCGATTCATGCAGGAATTCCCGAAGCGATTGTGGAGGGGGAAACGGGGTTATTAGCGGAAGAACGGAATGGACAGCAACTCGCTGAAAAGATTTTAACCTTTGCGGGGGACGAAGGGTTAAGGGAAAAGTGCGCGATCGCGGCGCGCCAACAAGTGGAACAAAAGTTCAATTTAAAACAGAATACAACTCAACTCGAAGCCTTGTACGATCGCCTTTTGAGTTAG
- a CDS encoding FecR family protein has translation MGHKNRFVRLLGLMLCSFCLTCAIALPRTPAIAQQITQATVVEILDSDQVYIQNRKARRNSTAGRGQQIRTGRARVALRLNNNAGIRLGRNSSLIVGSQCVRLNRGRAIVGGPARGCVGSVVAVTRGTLYLMEKDAINQGHIKVLEGSVEILNLENLDEEPVSVAALEKLKISPEGTLGEVEPITTEELESILRVFSGLFRDFRLDLPDLDDFKSLLSQLGLSFLFSPSDPVRGLW, from the coding sequence ATGGGACATAAAAACCGTTTCGTGCGGCTATTGGGCTTGATGCTTTGCAGTTTTTGTTTAACCTGCGCGATCGCGCTGCCGCGAACTCCCGCGATCGCGCAACAAATCACCCAAGCAACGGTTGTCGAAATTCTCGATAGCGATCAAGTATATATCCAAAACCGAAAAGCCCGAAGAAATAGTACTGCGGGGCGGGGTCAACAAATTCGGACAGGACGGGCGCGGGTTGCACTGCGACTCAATAATAATGCAGGAATTCGCCTTGGCCGCAATTCCTCTTTAATCGTTGGCAGTCAATGCGTGCGACTCAATCGCGGTCGAGCTATTGTGGGGGGACCCGCAAGGGGATGCGTCGGTTCTGTGGTCGCGGTTACTCGCGGCACGCTGTACCTGATGGAAAAAGATGCGATTAATCAAGGGCATATTAAAGTGCTAGAAGGGTCAGTTGAGATACTGAACTTAGAAAATCTTGATGAAGAACCCGTCTCTGTTGCAGCCTTAGAAAAGCTAAAAATTAGCCCTGAAGGAACCTTGGGCGAAGTCGAACCCATCACAACGGAAGAATTAGAGAGCATCCTTCGGGTGTTTTCCGGATTGTTTCGGGATTTTCGGCTAGACCTTCCGGATCTGGACGATTTCAAATCCCTTTTGAGTCAATTGGGACTATCTTTCTTATTCTCGCCCTCCGATCCCGTGCGGGGATTGTGGTAA
- the trxB gene encoding thioredoxin-disulfide reductase has protein sequence MSNTIENLVIIGSGPAGYTAAIYAARANLKPLMFEGFQAGGLPGGQLMTTTEVENFPGFPEGITGPKLMDRMKAQAERWGTECYTEDVVEVDLSQRPFTVRSAEREVKTHSLIIATGATAKRLNLPSEAQYWSNGISACAICDGATPIFKSEELAVVGGGDSAAEEAVYLTKYGSHVHLLVRRDEMRASKAMQDRVLKNPKITVHWNTEPVDVFGENNRMNGVKISNTQTGEVRELEVRGLFYAIGHTPNTSLFKEQLDLDEVGYIKTQPDSVATSVDGVFAAGDVQDREYRQAVTAAGTGCMAALLAERWLGERDLIQEFHQRPESEECIAVEEEKTVADTEETFSLDATRHYGGYALRKLFHESDRVLLVKYISPNCGPCHTLKPILNKVVGEYDSKIHFIEIDIDAESEIAQNAQVTGTPTVQLFKDKELVQELKGVKQKSEYRHAIDKHL, from the coding sequence ATGAGCAATACAATAGAAAATCTAGTCATTATTGGTTCGGGCCCTGCGGGATATACCGCCGCTATTTATGCCGCGCGAGCAAACCTAAAACCCCTGATGTTTGAAGGCTTTCAAGCCGGAGGGTTGCCGGGAGGACAACTGATGACAACAACGGAAGTAGAAAACTTTCCCGGTTTCCCCGAAGGTATCACCGGCCCCAAATTAATGGATCGCATGAAGGCTCAAGCGGAACGCTGGGGAACGGAGTGCTATACAGAGGATGTGGTTGAGGTGGATCTCTCCCAACGTCCCTTTACCGTCCGTTCTGCGGAGAGAGAAGTTAAAACCCATAGTTTGATTATCGCAACAGGAGCCACTGCCAAGCGCTTAAACCTCCCCTCAGAAGCGCAGTATTGGAGTAATGGAATTTCTGCCTGTGCCATTTGCGACGGCGCAACCCCCATTTTCAAAAGCGAAGAACTCGCGGTTGTCGGCGGTGGCGACTCGGCAGCAGAGGAAGCGGTGTATTTAACTAAATACGGTTCCCACGTGCATCTATTGGTGCGACGGGATGAAATGCGTGCCAGTAAAGCGATGCAGGATCGCGTATTGAAAAATCCCAAAATCACCGTCCATTGGAATACGGAACCTGTTGATGTTTTTGGTGAAAACAATCGCATGAATGGGGTGAAAATTTCCAATACTCAAACTGGAGAAGTGAGAGAGTTAGAAGTACGAGGACTGTTTTACGCGATCGGCCATACTCCGAATACGTCGCTGTTTAAGGAGCAACTCGATCTCGATGAGGTGGGATACATTAAGACGCAACCGGATTCTGTGGCAACGAGTGTAGATGGCGTTTTTGCGGCGGGAGACGTGCAGGATCGCGAGTACCGCCAAGCAGTAACGGCGGCAGGAACGGGTTGTATGGCGGCTCTTTTGGCAGAACGATGGCTGGGAGAACGGGATTTAATTCAGGAGTTTCATCAACGTCCGGAGTCGGAAGAGTGCATTGCAGTAGAAGAAGAGAAGACTGTTGCGGATACGGAAGAAACTTTTTCCCTCGATGCAACGCGCCACTATGGAGGCTATGCCCTGCGTAAATTATTCCACGAGAGCGATCGCGTCCTCTTGGTCAAATACATCTCCCCCAACTGCGGCCCTTGTCATACCCTCAAACCCATTCTCAATAAAGTCGTGGGCGAATACGACAGCAAAATTCACTTTATCGAAATCGATATCGATGCAGAATCGGAGATTGCCCAAAATGCTCAGGTCACCGGAACGCCAACGGTTCAACTGTTTAAAGATAAGGAATTGGTGCAAGAATTAAAAGGCGTGAAACAAAAGAGCGAGTATCGCCACGCGATCGACAAACATCTCTAA
- a CDS encoding class I SAM-dependent methyltransferase, which yields MTATTSPGIASRLVNGILAIKPLANFAKTKARTMMIDRAEEMGVPWRKRVKEFGTYEWDSRFQQVCDSQLTYPDYYLTSFHAYDSGNLSWKAAWEVECAAYAVHAKIWPDAGVKGDAQLRQSYHEVMTREIPIQPETVLDLGCGVGMSTFALQDVYRSAKVTGVDLSPYFLSVAQYNSEERNADIAWKHASAEATGLQSGSFDLVSACLMFHELPQEASLQILTEARRLLRPGGYLAIMDMNPRSEVFLKMPPYILTLLKSTEPYLDRYFSLDFSRAIADAGFETPTIAYNSPRHRTIIAKTR from the coding sequence ATGACTGCAACAACATCCCCTGGTATTGCCTCCCGTTTGGTGAATGGAATCCTTGCAATTAAACCCCTGGCAAATTTTGCGAAAACAAAGGCGCGTACAATGATGATCGATCGCGCGGAGGAAATGGGGGTTCCTTGGCGCAAGCGGGTGAAGGAGTTTGGAACCTACGAGTGGGATAGCCGTTTCCAGCAAGTGTGCGATTCTCAACTCACCTACCCGGACTATTATTTGACCTCGTTCCATGCTTACGATAGCGGGAATTTGAGCTGGAAAGCGGCGTGGGAAGTGGAATGTGCGGCGTATGCGGTTCACGCAAAGATTTGGCCCGATGCGGGGGTGAAAGGGGATGCGCAATTGCGACAAAGCTATCACGAGGTGATGACGCGGGAGATTCCCATTCAACCCGAAACCGTTCTCGATTTAGGGTGTGGCGTGGGGATGAGTACGTTTGCCTTGCAAGATGTTTATCGGTCGGCAAAGGTGACGGGGGTCGATCTTTCCCCTTATTTCCTCTCAGTGGCTCAGTACAATAGTGAAGAGCGCAATGCAGATATCGCTTGGAAACACGCTTCCGCAGAGGCGACGGGTTTGCAGTCGGGATCTTTTGATTTGGTGTCTGCTTGTTTGATGTTCCATGAATTGCCCCAGGAGGCATCGTTGCAAATTCTAACAGAAGCGCGGCGATTGTTGCGTCCGGGGGGATACTTGGCGATTATGGATATGAATCCAAGATCGGAGGTTTTTCTGAAAATGCCCCCTTATATTCTCACGTTGCTTAAGAGTACAGAACCCTATTTAGATCGGTATTTTAGTTTGGATTTCAGTCGCGCGATCGCGGATGCAGGATTTGAAACCCCCACCATCGCCTACAACAGTCCCCGCCACCGCACAATTATTGCCAAAACTCGCTAA
- a CDS encoding DUF3153 domain-containing protein — MKFPRSRLRRRVRFFPSRLAFFSFLILSVLFLSGCVGYDVGIDVKGQYRGAIVQHIRLGEQLTAFNQVEAKKWLDTFERRAKALKGRTQNIDAQEMVVTIPFSNGEELVEKFNRFFSPNRQPSTTRDREVGFVRVQSRMQLNQSNWLLFERDRLQLTIDLRGLGVLSEDGALIVSPESLLDLDFSLTAPWGAKNIPSESGSVAPLVRKNGNQLIWQLQAGEVNGIEAVFWLPSYLAWGAIAIALLITTGFFLKYKRLPLSPATESDLSQS; from the coding sequence ATGAAATTTCCTCGATCGCGCCTGCGCCGTAGAGTTCGCTTTTTTCCCTCTCGTTTAGCGTTCTTTAGCTTTCTGATTCTGTCCGTTTTGTTTCTTTCAGGTTGCGTCGGCTACGATGTGGGCATCGACGTTAAGGGGCAATATCGGGGCGCGATCGTCCAGCATATTCGCCTAGGCGAGCAGCTAACAGCTTTCAATCAAGTTGAGGCGAAAAAATGGTTAGATACTTTTGAGCGCCGCGCTAAGGCGCTGAAAGGGCGGACGCAAAACATTGACGCTCAAGAAATGGTGGTGACGATTCCTTTTAGCAATGGAGAGGAATTGGTTGAAAAATTCAATCGCTTTTTTAGCCCCAATCGACAACCCTCAACCACGCGCGATCGGGAAGTTGGATTTGTTCGGGTGCAATCCCGAATGCAACTCAATCAGAGTAACTGGCTGTTGTTTGAGCGCGATCGCTTGCAACTGACCATCGATTTGCGGGGTTTGGGGGTGCTTTCTGAGGATGGGGCGTTAATCGTCAGTCCAGAATCCTTGCTCGACCTCGATTTTAGCTTAACCGCGCCTTGGGGTGCGAAGAATATTCCTAGCGAGAGTGGCAGCGTCGCGCCACTGGTTCGCAAGAATGGGAATCAGTTGATATGGCAGTTGCAAGCGGGGGAAGTGAATGGGATTGAAGCGGTGTTTTGGCTGCCGAGTTATTTGGCTTGGGGCGCGATCGCGATCGCGCTTTTGATTACTACAGGGTTCTTCCTAAAATACAAACGCTTGCCCCTCTCTCCAGCAACAGAAAGCGACCTCAGCCAATCCTAG
- a CDS encoding ABC transporter ATP-binding protein: protein MLYLKNLVYHPPATPEPILKGIDLQLAPQELGLVIGPSGSGKSTLLELLSGLAEPTSGGLFWRDRELTSLDLQWLGGLVFQFPERHFCGSSILEELRLGHPELSTEQVKTALQEVGLEHLSFSTSPNTLSGGQQRRLALAVQLIRQPNLLMLDEPTAGLDWSMRRQLVKLLAKLKIHWTLLVVTHDAGELLEIADRCWRISHGHLESVNPTELLSKKPQNIVSA from the coding sequence ATGCTCTATCTTAAAAACCTGGTCTATCACCCTCCCGCTACCCCAGAACCCATTCTTAAAGGCATCGATCTCCAGCTCGCTCCCCAGGAACTAGGGTTAGTGATCGGGCCAAGCGGTTCGGGAAAATCGACACTTCTCGAACTCCTCTCCGGACTGGCAGAACCCACCAGTGGCGGTTTATTTTGGCGCGATCGCGAACTCACCTCCCTCGACTTACAATGGTTGGGAGGTTTAGTCTTTCAGTTCCCCGAACGCCACTTCTGCGGCAGTAGCATTTTAGAAGAATTGCGCTTGGGACATCCAGAATTAAGCACCGAACAAGTGAAAACAGCACTCCAAGAAGTCGGATTGGAGCATTTATCCTTCAGTACCTCTCCCAACACCCTGAGTGGCGGACAACAGCGCCGCCTTGCCCTCGCCGTGCAGCTCATTCGTCAACCCAACCTGCTCATGCTCGACGAACCCACAGCCGGATTAGATTGGTCGATGCGCCGTCAATTGGTAAAATTACTCGCAAAACTCAAAATTCACTGGACGCTGTTAGTTGTGACTCACGATGCCGGAGAATTACTCGAAATTGCCGATCGATGTTGGCGCATTAGCCACGGTCATTTAGAATCCGTCAATCCGACGGAATTGTTGAGTAAAAAACCCCAAAATATTGTTTCTGCATAA
- a CDS encoding DUF6272 family protein: protein MTQIFGDFRENIPEDHEFLILGFSPSSIPIQQRWRNNGLSADFVADYLIAFFPGSDDDPQTQARQAEIKSAVNFIANELLENAMKFSNEQIHYPIKFGLHLLEETKVTVLLLTTNSLSISQSENFISFIDEFIHSDSQELYIQQLEKSAEDENNMTSGLGLLTMKNDYLANLGWKFEKIPQNADSLAVTTMVQLTI, encoded by the coding sequence ATGACTCAGATCTTTGGAGATTTCAGAGAAAATATACCTGAAGATCATGAATTTTTAATCCTTGGTTTTTCACCCAGTTCCATTCCAATTCAGCAGCGCTGGCGCAATAACGGGTTATCCGCAGATTTTGTTGCGGACTATTTAATTGCGTTCTTTCCCGGTTCCGATGACGATCCCCAAACGCAAGCGCGACAAGCGGAAATTAAAAGTGCAGTCAATTTCATCGCCAACGAGTTGCTCGAAAATGCAATGAAATTTAGCAACGAACAAATTCACTACCCCATTAAGTTTGGACTGCACTTACTTGAAGAAACAAAAGTTACTGTCTTGCTTCTTACAACCAATAGTCTTTCGATTTCGCAATCTGAGAATTTCATCTCATTCATTGATGAGTTTATTCACTCAGATTCCCAAGAATTATATATTCAACAACTTGAGAAAAGTGCTGAAGACGAAAATAATATGACCTCTGGATTGGGTCTATTAACCATGAAAAATGACTATTTAGCAAATTTAGGTTGGAAATTTGAAAAAATCCCCCAAAATGCTGATTCTCTTGCCGTTACAACAATGGTACAACTGACAATCTAA
- the rsmG gene encoding 16S rRNA (guanine(527)-N(7))-methyltransferase RsmG, which translates to MTQSSLPALPNLDNLWQTTLGWQPTPEQTHLMERLYEEILEGNRQLNLTRITEPKEFWEKHLWDSLAGVFARFPQDCALNVIDIGTGAGFPGLPHAIAHPTSSITLLDSTRKKIHFLDRLIADLGIANAIALLGRAEQIGRAPPHHQKYDLALLRAIGTASLCAQYALPFLKLGGTAILYRGRWSEQEQAELESGLHQWGGAIAAIEPLKLPLTQSTRHCIYIEKN; encoded by the coding sequence ATGACTCAATCTTCCCTTCCCGCACTCCCCAATCTCGATAACCTTTGGCAAACCACATTAGGATGGCAACCCACCCCAGAGCAAACGCACCTGATGGAACGGTTATACGAGGAGATTTTAGAAGGCAATCGTCAATTGAACCTAACCCGCATCACCGAACCGAAGGAGTTTTGGGAAAAGCATCTTTGGGATTCTTTAGCAGGAGTCTTCGCGCGATTTCCGCAGGATTGCGCCTTGAACGTTATTGATATTGGCACGGGTGCGGGATTTCCCGGATTGCCCCACGCGATCGCGCATCCCACCTCCTCCATTACCCTCCTCGATTCCACTCGCAAAAAAATTCACTTCCTCGATCGCCTTATTGCAGACTTAGGCATTGCCAACGCGATCGCGCTCCTCGGTAGAGCCGAGCAAATCGGGCGCGCGCCTCCACACCACCAAAAGTACGATCTCGCCCTGCTCAGAGCCATTGGCACTGCTTCTTTGTGCGCTCAGTACGCATTACCCTTTCTCAAGTTGGGGGGAACGGCAATCCTCTATCGGGGACGCTGGAGCGAACAGGAGCAAGCAGAACTCGAATCGGGACTGCATCAATGGGGGGGCGCGATCGCGGCAATCGAACCCCTAAAGCTTCCCTTAACGCAAAGTACGCGCCACTGTATTTACATTGAGAAAAATTAG
- a CDS encoding slr1659 superfamily regulator: MDIQEITGENYTVRYAPENTIIYFKGSLRLSGIAEYTPIANLVSQIVEEEPKRIILNLKELEFLNSSGISMLSKFIINLRKKQTIQVIVKGSDTIPWQGKSLKNLQRLMPSLILELE, encoded by the coding sequence ATGGATATTCAGGAAATTACGGGTGAAAACTATACAGTTCGGTACGCTCCAGAAAACACAATTATCTATTTTAAAGGCTCACTTCGTTTGAGTGGAATAGCAGAATATACGCCAATCGCAAACTTAGTATCTCAGATCGTCGAAGAGGAACCGAAAAGAATCATTTTAAATCTTAAAGAACTTGAATTCCTCAATAGTTCTGGCATTAGTATGCTGTCAAAATTCATTATTAATCTGCGTAAAAAACAAACAATTCAAGTTATTGTCAAAGGTTCTGATACTATTCCTTGGCAAGGAAAATCTTTGAAAAACTTACAGCGATTAATGCCGAGTTTGATCTTGGAATTAGAATAA